Proteins from a genomic interval of bacterium:
- a CDS encoding ecdysteroid 22-kinase family protein, whose amino-acid sequence MTETKRSALPAHPDDLTPAWLSGILDAPVASVELLDHAFSTNQRARIGLTYEQDGAGPASLFVKLAPLDEGHRAMIGAIGMGEREAQFFADVSGTIDLRVPRCYFAGAEGDDFALLLEDLTTSGCRFSQGEWGIPADAAAKALEELARFHARFERDAARDEVAPWLRQPDRTPGSEATSGLMRFVLDQNAEALPETYKAIGELYVEHHAAFHALWDVGPRTYIHGDLHVGNVFLDDDRVGFLDWGLSKTSTHLRDVSYFLTMSVDIEARRKNERALLQTYLDALRAAGGVEVSIDDAWRAHRLQASYTVIATFLAFMPSYASGDGMDLAEGLLRRANAAIEDLEVLEALRAAL is encoded by the coding sequence ATGACCGAAACGAAACGATCCGCCCTCCCCGCCCATCCCGACGACCTGACGCCCGCCTGGCTGAGCGGGATCCTCGACGCCCCCGTGGCGTCGGTCGAGCTCCTCGACCACGCGTTCTCGACCAATCAACGCGCACGCATCGGCCTCACCTACGAGCAGGACGGCGCGGGACCGGCGTCGCTCTTCGTGAAGCTCGCCCCGCTCGACGAGGGACACCGCGCGATGATCGGCGCCATCGGAATGGGCGAGCGCGAAGCACAGTTCTTCGCGGACGTCTCGGGAACGATCGACCTGCGTGTCCCCCGCTGCTACTTCGCCGGCGCGGAAGGCGACGACTTCGCGCTCCTGCTCGAAGATCTCACGACGAGCGGCTGCCGCTTCTCGCAGGGGGAATGGGGGATCCCCGCAGACGCCGCGGCGAAGGCCCTGGAAGAGCTGGCCCGATTCCACGCGCGCTTCGAGCGCGACGCCGCGCGCGACGAGGTCGCCCCCTGGCTGCGGCAGCCCGACCGCACCCCCGGAAGCGAAGCGACCTCCGGCCTGATGCGCTTCGTCCTCGACCAGAACGCAGAGGCGCTCCCGGAGACCTACAAGGCGATCGGCGAGCTGTACGTGGAGCATCACGCCGCCTTCCACGCGCTCTGGGACGTGGGCCCGCGGACCTACATCCACGGCGACCTCCACGTCGGCAACGTCTTCCTCGACGACGACCGGGTCGGCTTCCTCGACTGGGGCCTCTCGAAGACGAGCACGCACCTCCGGGACGTGAGCTACTTCCTGACGATGAGTGTCGACATCGAGGCGCGGCGCAAGAACGAGCGCGCCCTGCTCCAGACCTACCTGGACGCGCTCCGCGCCGCGGGCGGCGTCGAGGTGTCGATCGACGATGCCTGGCGTGCCCATCGGCTGCAGGCGTCCTACACCGTCATCGCGACCTTCCTCGCCTTCATGCCCAGCTACGCGAGCGGCGACGGCATGGACCTCGCCGAAGGATTGCTCCGTCGCGCCAACGCGGCGATCGAGGATCTCGAGGTGCTCGAGGCGCTGCGGGCCGCCCTCTAG
- a CDS encoding NAD(P)/FAD-dependent oxidoreductase: MSEPKHHEAIVIGAGVSGIYQIKRLTDLGLDAILLEADDDLGGTWYRNRYPGCRFDSESYSYGYSFSKELLDEWHWKERFSPQPENLRYLNFVADKFDLRRHMRFGARVTTMTWDDDARTWRIDLDDGEAFTARFVITALGPLSAPTPPRYAGMDDYAGDAFHTYYWPKEEVPLAGRRVGVIGTGATGIQVIAEIADKVDELFVFQRRPNWSAPLGNSPISEEEMAEIRASYDEIFANCKKTVGGFVHLPDRRGFHNLTPEERRAHWDELYDTPGFALLAGNFAEVFLEEEANKEMSDYIADRIRERVDDPEVAEKLIPKDHGFGIQRLPLETNYFEAYNRDNVHLVDLSEAPIERFTRTGIQTAAEHYDLDLIVLATGFNVVVGSFDKIEIQGVGGVRLQDVWSEGPTTSYGFLTHGFPNLLMVAGPQSVSGSTNFPRAIEDGVDWVTGLVEYMEREGLTRVESRREIEKAWHEEVVASYERMLVRNSKGWFGGYNSNVEGHGAGSFHYIAYFGGAPRYRKLVTAIAEAGYREFDLA, translated from the coding sequence ATGAGCGAACCGAAGCACCACGAAGCCATCGTGATCGGCGCCGGCGTCTCCGGCATCTACCAGATCAAGCGCCTGACCGATCTCGGGCTCGATGCGATCCTGCTCGAGGCGGACGACGACCTCGGCGGGACCTGGTACCGCAATCGCTACCCCGGCTGCCGCTTCGATTCAGAGAGCTACAGCTACGGCTACTCCTTCTCGAAGGAGCTGCTGGACGAGTGGCACTGGAAGGAGCGGTTCTCCCCCCAGCCGGAGAATCTCCGCTACCTGAACTTCGTCGCGGACAAGTTCGATCTGCGTCGGCACATGCGCTTCGGCGCGCGCGTCACCACGATGACCTGGGACGACGACGCTCGCACCTGGCGGATCGATCTCGACGACGGCGAGGCCTTTACGGCGCGTTTCGTGATCACCGCCCTCGGCCCCCTGTCGGCCCCGACCCCGCCTCGCTACGCCGGGATGGACGACTACGCGGGCGACGCCTTCCATACCTACTACTGGCCGAAGGAGGAGGTTCCGCTCGCAGGACGCCGTGTCGGCGTGATCGGGACCGGGGCGACCGGGATCCAGGTGATCGCCGAGATCGCGGACAAGGTCGACGAGCTCTTCGTCTTCCAGCGGCGCCCGAACTGGAGCGCGCCGCTCGGCAATTCGCCGATCTCCGAGGAGGAGATGGCGGAGATCCGCGCCAGCTACGACGAGATCTTCGCGAACTGCAAGAAGACGGTCGGGGGCTTCGTCCATCTCCCGGATCGGCGCGGGTTCCACAACCTGACGCCGGAGGAGCGTCGGGCCCATTGGGACGAGCTCTACGACACGCCCGGCTTCGCGCTCCTGGCGGGCAACTTCGCCGAGGTCTTCCTCGAGGAGGAAGCCAACAAGGAGATGTCCGACTACATCGCCGATCGGATCCGCGAGCGCGTCGACGATCCCGAGGTCGCCGAGAAGCTGATTCCCAAGGACCACGGCTTCGGTATCCAGCGGCTGCCTCTCGAGACGAACTATTTCGAGGCATACAACCGCGACAACGTCCACCTGGTCGATCTCTCCGAGGCGCCGATCGAACGCTTCACGCGCACGGGGATCCAGACGGCGGCCGAGCACTACGACCTCGATCTGATCGTTCTGGCGACGGGGTTCAACGTCGTCGTCGGCTCCTTCGACAAGATCGAGATCCAGGGAGTCGGTGGCGTGCGCCTCCAGGACGTGTGGAGCGAGGGGCCGACGACGTCGTACGGGTTCTTGACCCACGGCTTCCCGAACCTGCTCATGGTCGCGGGGCCCCAGAGCGTCTCGGGGTCGACGAATTTCCCGCGCGCGATCGAGGACGGCGTCGACTGGGTGACCGGGCTCGTCGAATACATGGAACGCGAGGGGCTCACCCGGGTCGAGTCGCGGCGAGAGATCGAGAAGGCCTGGCACGAGGAGGTCGTCGCGTCCTACGAGCGGATGCTCGTTCGCAACAGCAAGGGCTGGTTCGGGGGCTACAACTCGAACGTGGAAGGGCACGGCGCCGGATCGTTCCACTACATCGCCTACTTCGGCGGCGCGCCTCGATACCGGAAGCTGGTGACGGCGATCGCCGAGGCGGGCTACCGCGAGTTCGACCTGGCCTAG
- a CDS encoding NAD(P)/FAD-dependent oxidoreductase gives MASGNGSNDSVEEFDVLIIGAGVSGLYAVHHFREMGLSVRAYDGAKDVGGTWWYNCYPGARVDGPGSPYYCYTFSDELMEEWDWKETQSEGSDVLEYIDHVASKFDLRRDIRFETWVEDARYDEATQRWTIETSRGERASGRFLICASGALSTTNMPNYEGIDSFTGEIYHTGKWPHEDVSFEGKRVAVMGTGSSGIQAIPEIAKTADHVTVLQRTAQFAFPAGNRPLTDEDRANARKAWEETKAMMVAHPGGFPHEGNERAALDYTEEERQAHFEKLWKIGSFHFFLNGYNDVATSEEANASLSNFVRGKIREIVKDPETAEKLMPDHYVMTKRPILEDGYWQAYNRDNVDLVDLREDPIERFTENSVVTAASGEHPIDMLVLATGFDAISGTLLKLNPKGRGGVPLKERWTERFHNYLGMVVKDFPNLFMIHGPGSPGVFYNMPLGAERQMGWIGEFIRHQEKHGLGAAEPKPESEEAWGNEVQGIANATLFPKTDSWWTGANVEGKPRYFSAYLGGGIYYMRLADVASKGYEGFDFEEARCERSPAGSGLSGERGPSRLNRRSTRQILRVAAGRP, from the coding sequence ATGGCCAGCGGAAACGGAAGCAACGATTCGGTCGAGGAGTTCGACGTCCTGATCATCGGCGCCGGAGTCAGCGGGCTCTACGCGGTCCACCACTTCCGCGAGATGGGGCTCTCCGTGCGGGCCTACGACGGCGCCAAGGACGTGGGCGGGACCTGGTGGTACAACTGCTACCCGGGTGCGCGCGTCGACGGCCCCGGTAGCCCCTACTACTGCTACACGTTCTCCGACGAGCTGATGGAAGAGTGGGACTGGAAGGAGACCCAGTCCGAAGGCTCCGACGTGCTCGAGTACATCGACCACGTCGCGAGCAAGTTCGATCTCCGTCGCGACATCCGGTTCGAGACCTGGGTCGAAGACGCGCGCTACGACGAAGCGACCCAGCGCTGGACGATCGAGACGAGTCGCGGAGAGCGTGCTTCCGGACGCTTTCTGATCTGTGCGAGCGGCGCGCTCTCGACGACGAACATGCCCAACTACGAGGGCATCGACTCCTTCACCGGCGAGATCTACCACACCGGCAAGTGGCCCCACGAAGACGTCTCCTTCGAGGGGAAGCGCGTCGCGGTGATGGGGACCGGATCATCCGGCATCCAGGCGATCCCGGAGATCGCGAAGACCGCGGACCACGTGACCGTGCTCCAGCGGACGGCGCAGTTCGCCTTCCCGGCCGGCAATCGTCCGCTGACGGACGAGGATCGCGCGAATGCGCGCAAGGCCTGGGAAGAGACGAAGGCCATGATGGTCGCGCATCCCGGCGGCTTCCCGCACGAGGGCAACGAGCGTGCGGCCCTCGACTACACCGAGGAAGAGCGCCAGGCCCACTTCGAGAAGCTCTGGAAGATCGGCAGCTTCCACTTCTTCCTGAACGGATACAACGACGTCGCGACGAGCGAAGAGGCCAACGCTTCGCTCTCGAACTTCGTGCGCGGGAAGATCCGGGAGATCGTGAAGGATCCCGAGACGGCCGAGAAGCTGATGCCCGACCACTACGTGATGACCAAGCGGCCGATCCTCGAGGACGGGTACTGGCAGGCGTACAACAGGGACAACGTCGATCTCGTCGACCTGCGCGAGGACCCGATCGAGCGCTTCACCGAGAACAGCGTCGTGACCGCCGCGAGCGGCGAGCACCCGATCGACATGCTCGTCCTCGCGACGGGCTTCGACGCGATCAGCGGCACTCTGCTCAAGCTCAACCCGAAGGGCCGCGGCGGCGTCCCCCTGAAGGAGCGGTGGACCGAACGCTTCCACAACTACCTGGGTATGGTCGTCAAGGACTTCCCGAACCTGTTCATGATCCACGGCCCCGGCTCCCCCGGCGTCTTCTACAACATGCCCCTCGGCGCCGAGCGGCAGATGGGCTGGATCGGCGAGTTCATCCGCCATCAGGAGAAGCACGGCCTCGGCGCCGCGGAGCCCAAGCCGGAGAGCGAAGAGGCCTGGGGCAACGAGGTCCAGGGGATCGCGAACGCCACGCTCTTCCCCAAGACCGACTCCTGGTGGACCGGCGCGAACGTCGAAGGCAAGCCCCGGTACTTCTCCGCCTACCTGGGCGGCGGGATCTACTACATGCGTCTCGCGGACGTGGCCTCGAAGGGGTACGAGGGCTTCGACTTCGAAGAGGCGCGTTGTGAGCGATCGCCTGCCGGATCCGGGCTGAGCGGGGAGCGTGGGCCGAGTCGGCTCAATCGCCGATCGACGAGGCAGATTCTCCGCGTCGCCGCAGGCCGACCGTGA
- a CDS encoding PQQ-dependent sugar dehydrogenase, whose translation MSPCPARPPSVVASFRLAVHATLVLLAATLLLATPQALAQSVCSPETRIPFAGHSFPLDGALVEEDLVFSGSFPLWNGAGTQRLDFVAAPPDGTNRLFLLGHFGTLWSIPNQPDVTVSDLSTVLEIAERIDSSDTEEGLLGLAFHPDFAENGLFFVHYTAESPTCDQSARCARIVRYQIDPTNPDRALPESAYVVLEIPRPGSDQFHNGGMLAFGPDGYLYVSTGDVGQRELSRDPNVLNGKLLRIDVDSGSEFSPGIPADNPFGNPVWFIGFRNPWRFSFDLEGGGDLWIGDVGGVEVEEVNRVPAGTPGGRDFGWPDCEGTREVTPGGCDGEQHRPDLEYVTRDVGFAVVGGYVYRGTIASLQGQYVFGDFSGKVFAWDRTTRDPGTGLGVYEELFDVGGISSFGEDESGELLFWNYYNSIIGTAAASDPTMIGDYPQTLSETGLFSDVGSLTPAPGLIEYEVNTPLWSDGAAKIRWMALPGTERIQFDPDAPWTFPVGTVFVKHFELEQPGTTPRRLETRIMLRQNDGWIGFTYRWNASGTEASLLVDEVREEISLAGGGSQTWIHPSPSNCLECHSAPAGRVLGVRTVQLNGPLDHEGVPANQLETWNCLGLFDTDLGQAAFYDRLAAIHDASASIATRARDYLDVNCATCHQPGIGTTSMNLRRDLLLADMNLIDRTPIRNDLGLPSPFLVEPGDHTNSVLSLRVGSTDETIRMARGTLAVDDDADALLVSWIDDVLFDSSGGVTRLDSDEDGIGDAVDLCPSIPDPGQENADGDALGDVCDPDQQPDLLPALTAPAQVELGAPLALTTRVSNAGVLDAGPSQVRFHLSADAVLDAEDTTLAECFVDAIGNAGSDDCTPQNAAVPSEVDGAPGEFHFITCADSLDLVREGDESNNCVAEVVMIPEPGALAAGAVAVVTTLLTVGLRRRGESASSIGD comes from the coding sequence ATGTCCCCCTGCCCGGCTCGTCCTCCCAGCGTCGTCGCCTCCTTCCGCCTCGCGGTGCACGCGACGCTCGTCCTCCTCGCCGCGACGCTGCTGCTCGCGACGCCGCAGGCGCTTGCGCAATCCGTCTGTTCCCCCGAGACGCGAATTCCCTTCGCCGGGCACAGCTTCCCCCTCGACGGCGCGTTGGTCGAAGAGGACCTCGTCTTCTCGGGCTCGTTCCCGCTCTGGAACGGCGCGGGGACGCAGCGACTCGACTTCGTCGCCGCCCCGCCCGACGGCACGAACCGCCTCTTCCTCCTCGGTCACTTCGGCACGCTCTGGTCGATCCCGAATCAGCCGGACGTGACCGTCTCCGACCTCTCGACGGTGCTCGAGATCGCCGAACGCATCGACAGCTCGGACACCGAGGAGGGCCTGCTCGGGCTCGCGTTCCATCCCGACTTCGCGGAGAACGGCCTGTTCTTCGTCCACTACACCGCGGAGTCTCCGACCTGCGACCAGTCTGCCCGCTGCGCACGAATCGTCCGCTACCAGATCGACCCCACGAACCCCGATCGTGCCCTGCCCGAGTCCGCCTACGTCGTCCTCGAGATCCCTCGGCCCGGCTCGGACCAGTTCCACAACGGCGGCATGCTCGCCTTCGGTCCGGATGGCTACCTCTACGTCTCGACCGGCGACGTCGGCCAGCGCGAGCTCTCGAGAGACCCGAACGTGCTGAACGGCAAGCTCCTCCGGATCGACGTCGACTCGGGCAGCGAGTTCTCTCCGGGAATCCCCGCCGACAACCCCTTCGGCAATCCCGTCTGGTTCATCGGCTTCCGCAACCCCTGGCGCTTCTCGTTCGATCTCGAGGGGGGCGGCGACCTCTGGATCGGCGACGTCGGCGGCGTAGAGGTCGAAGAGGTCAACCGGGTCCCGGCCGGTACGCCGGGCGGACGCGACTTCGGCTGGCCGGACTGCGAGGGGACGCGCGAGGTGACGCCCGGCGGATGCGACGGCGAGCAGCATCGTCCCGACCTCGAGTACGTCACGCGCGACGTCGGCTTCGCCGTCGTCGGCGGCTACGTCTATCGCGGAACGATCGCTTCGCTCCAGGGCCAGTACGTGTTCGGCGACTTCTCGGGCAAGGTGTTCGCCTGGGATCGCACGACCCGGGATCCGGGAACGGGTCTCGGCGTGTACGAGGAGCTCTTCGACGTCGGCGGGATCTCCTCGTTCGGCGAGGACGAATCCGGCGAGCTCCTCTTCTGGAACTACTACAACTCGATCATCGGGACGGCCGCCGCTTCCGATCCCACGATGATCGGCGACTACCCACAGACACTCTCCGAGACCGGGCTCTTCAGCGACGTCGGCTCGCTCACGCCCGCGCCGGGCCTGATCGAATACGAAGTGAACACGCCCCTCTGGAGCGACGGCGCAGCGAAGATCCGCTGGATGGCGCTGCCCGGAACCGAGCGCATCCAGTTCGATCCCGATGCGCCCTGGACCTTCCCGGTCGGGACCGTCTTCGTGAAGCACTTCGAGCTCGAGCAGCCGGGCACGACGCCGCGTCGACTCGAGACGCGGATCATGCTCCGCCAGAACGACGGCTGGATCGGTTTCACCTACCGCTGGAATGCGAGCGGCACCGAAGCGAGCCTGCTCGTGGACGAGGTGCGGGAGGAGATCTCGCTGGCCGGCGGCGGATCGCAGACGTGGATCCATCCGTCCCCGTCGAATTGCCTCGAATGCCACTCGGCGCCGGCAGGACGCGTTCTCGGCGTCCGCACCGTCCAGCTGAACGGCCCCCTCGATCACGAGGGCGTCCCGGCCAACCAGCTCGAGACGTGGAACTGCCTCGGTCTCTTCGATACGGACCTCGGGCAGGCGGCCTTCTACGACCGCCTCGCCGCGATCCACGACGCCTCGGCCTCGATCGCGACCCGTGCGCGGGACTACCTCGACGTGAATTGCGCCACGTGCCATCAGCCCGGGATCGGTACGACAAGCATGAATCTCCGACGGGACCTCCTCCTGGCGGACATGAACCTGATCGATCGGACGCCGATTCGAAACGACCTCGGCCTCCCATCGCCCTTCCTGGTCGAGCCGGGTGACCACACGAACAGTGTCCTCTCGCTCCGTGTCGGGTCGACCGACGAGACGATCCGGATGGCGCGAGGCACGCTCGCCGTCGACGACGACGCGGACGCCCTGCTCGTCAGCTGGATCGACGACGTGCTCTTCGATTCGAGCGGGGGCGTCACGCGGCTGGACTCGGACGAGGACGGGATCGGCGACGCGGTCGATCTCTGCCCGTCGATCCCGGACCCCGGCCAGGAGAACGCAGACGGCGACGCGCTCGGCGACGTCTGCGACCCGGATCAGCAGCCCGACCTGCTCCCCGCGCTCACGGCGCCGGCGCAGGTGGAGCTCGGGGCGCCCCTCGCGCTCACGACCCGCGTGTCCAACGCGGGCGTGCTCGACGCCGGCCCGTCACAGGTCCGCTTCCACCTCTCGGCGGATGCGGTGCTCGACGCGGAGGACACGACGCTGGCCGAGTGCTTCGTCGACGCGATCGGGAATGCCGGGAGCGATGACTGCACGCCGCAGAACGCGGCCGTTCCGAGCGAGGTCGACGGCGCACCCGGCGAATTCCACTTCATCACCTGCGCCGACTCGCTCGATCTCGTGCGCGAAGGCGACGAGTCGAACAACTGCGTGGCGGAAGTCGTGATGATCCCGGAGCCCGGGGCGCTGGCGGCCGGTGCGGTCGCCGTCGTCACGACGCTCCTCACGGTCGGCCTGCGGCGACGCGGAGAATCTGCCTCGTCGATCGGCGATTGA
- a CDS encoding TetR/AcrR family transcriptional regulator — MAPRTQADRSAATRGALIDATLALLVERGWAGITSVAVCERAGLTRGAFVHHFEGLPDLFAAALERRYADLSATAPGDSPVTSIVELVDDMWARVVATDFKVVIEAWLAAANDPSLRDAIGPVVERFSKLVQPEVRSDLLPDDEAQAFFLMVRETLIGLAVGRATNRGRPVAHEATVLEHLARLAREHDDRRERPSRDHVAPVERARPEDER, encoded by the coding sequence ATGGCTCCCCGAACCCAGGCCGATCGATCCGCCGCAACGCGCGGCGCCTTGATCGACGCGACCCTCGCGCTCCTCGTCGAACGCGGCTGGGCCGGGATCACGTCCGTGGCCGTCTGCGAACGTGCGGGGCTGACGCGAGGCGCCTTCGTCCACCACTTCGAGGGCCTTCCGGACCTCTTCGCCGCCGCCCTCGAGCGCCGATACGCGGACCTCTCGGCGACTGCGCCCGGCGACTCGCCGGTCACGTCGATCGTCGAGCTGGTGGACGACATGTGGGCGCGCGTGGTCGCGACCGACTTCAAGGTCGTGATCGAGGCGTGGCTCGCGGCGGCGAACGATCCGTCGCTACGTGACGCGATCGGACCGGTCGTGGAGCGCTTCTCGAAGCTCGTCCAGCCGGAGGTCCGGTCCGACCTGCTGCCGGACGACGAGGCGCAGGCGTTCTTTCTCATGGTGCGCGAGACGCTGATCGGTCTGGCGGTCGGTCGCGCGACGAATCGCGGCCGTCCCGTGGCCCACGAAGCCACGGTCCTCGAACACCTGGCGCGGCTCGCGCGCGAACACGACGACCGCCGCGAGCGGCCGTCGCGCGATCACGTCGCCCCCGTCGAACGGGCGCGACCGGAGGACGAACGATGA